A window of Podospora bellae-mahoneyi strain CBS 112042 chromosome 1 map unlocalized CBS112042p_1.3, whole genome shotgun sequence genomic DNA:
GCAGGGGAAAGGACAGAACACACGGAAGGAGCAGGGCGGTGATTGTAGAAGGTTTCATTGTGAACAGTGATCGGTttgtggggttggggtggttgaagagTGGAAGAAACGACAGGGCGGCTCGGGGGTGGTATAGCAATGGACTGTTTACCCGGCGGGAGATACCGGGATCAGCAAAAGAACTGCAATATTAATGCGGAGTACTTTGTCCGAAATGATCAACTCAAAAGTGAGAAGTCCAAAGCTGCTTTCATTACATCTTGCCTCATTATCATATCCAGTTCAATCTACATCTCCCATCCCGACCCGCCTTTTTTTAGTCTTGTCGTCAACCATCTACTCATAAAACACCAAGCACCTCACCTCGATACTCTCTCCCCGGTGTGCCCTCAGGCGTCTGGGGGTCAACAAAAGCCGTGTGCGGCGTCAGCCCGGCAACAcccttcttcccaccagGCAACCGATCCCCCCAGGAGTCAAAGCACTTGATAAACATGGCCTCCCCGGGCGTCATATCCTTGATGTAATACAACTTGTGCGACTCATTGGGCAGTACACCGAATATCTCACCCTTGACTTCATACCCCTCAAGCGAGTCGAGTGTTTCCTGGGACGGCCGGACTTCCTTGCCtctgtcgtcgtcatccccGTCGTCACGCTTGGGGTAAATAAGTTGACAGCCACGAAATCTTCAGGGGCAGTGGTGCGGTAGTCGATCACGGCGAGGGAAAGTCGGTAGCGGGGTGGCGGATGGGTCTCCAGACGTTGATGAGCTGGTAGCgctttttgaggagggcgtCGGCTTCTTCCTTGGGAGTGACATGTCGCCTGACTCTGGCCTCGGCAGCTTTGGGTGTCTGATCAACGTGGACTTGCTGGACCGGCTGGCGGGCGGCGCCGGGGTCGTGCCTGCGGGATGGTGTGGTCAAAAATCTCGATGCGCTTGATCTTTTTGGCCGCTGTGTTGAGTCTTTCTCTCAGGAGGGCTTCCACTTCGGCGTAGTATTTGGTGCGGACGGTCTTGTCGTCCTCGAAATCTtctggggtggtggcggagggcgGTAGACTGCGAAGCCGGCTACATCGATGTCGGCACCAAAGGAGCCAACTTTGGAGTGAATGTCCAGGCAGTCGGAAAAGTTGGTGACGTCCTTGGTGACGGTTTTACGGCTGTAAGAGGTGTGGTCGACGTCGACTTTGGCCCATGGCGCTACACCAGCGGTGATGCTGGCTGGGTCGAGGTAGCGGAAGGTACTGCTGGTCATTTTGCGGGCTGTGACTTGTCTGAGGAGTTTTGTGATGATATTATAGGACGAAAGACGCGCATTAAGGGGGTTGAAAGTCAGTTAGTTATCTTGTCACGTCACTGAAGCCTTTTGAGATAGCGGGGTGATGGCCTCTTAAATTCCAGCGCGGGGTTGCACATGCCGGCTCCACACCCGACAATTATCGTGATTAGTAATGTGGGATGGGCTGAACTGATCTGATGGATTACGTGGCTGCTTAACAAAGCAATTCTTGTCATCAATCGCTTGTCTTGGGATATCCTCTTTTCCTGGGCGTTCAATCTGTATTCTGGACGGAAGAAGCCCAAACGGCGCACATATCAAGTCTGATGTGCCCCTGCACCAACATGGATTGACGTCATCCCCGCAATCACGCCTTATCGGAGATAAGATCTCAGCAGAGGCATAGCTTCTCCCTCTCAGCACTCTGCACTTGGTTAGGACTGCGAAGCTTTGAAAAGTAATTCCAGAAGCTGAATTTATCTTCCTGCCGAAACGCTTCAAAAATAAACAATACCCTGTCCTCCCAACAGGATCATGCCCCCTTCTCCAGACGCCAtcccaaacaaacaacccatAATAACAAGGCCAATAACTTTTCAATCCCAAAATCCAAAACCAAAATATGCACAAGAACCAGCCAACCAAAACTCCAACCGCCAAACTAACTTTGTCAAAAATAGGCCCATACGCCAAAAtcccccctcatctccaacccaaacaccaccctccttcGTCACCGCAGGGTTGCTAATCACGCAAACCGCCTCGGCGTCAAACTCGTtgaccaacctcaacacctgcggcagcatctcctccctcttccccttctcgcTCGTATCGATAATCACGGGGTTCTGGTCCATCCTGCTGACCAAATCCAGCGTTCTCTGCCCATATGTCTTGAGCGGGCTCCTCGTCTGCCACAACACCCTCATACTAGGCCTGTTCTCATCCGCCAAAAGGACAGGCACGGCCCGATCCCGCTGCCGGTTGTAGACAACGATGATGCGGCTGAACATACGAAAGACATACCCGAATCCATACGTCGGCACACCCTCTTCCACAGCTTGGTTGGTTGAGCGACAATGGTGTCTTTTGGTCCAGTCGCCCACCCGCGAGACGATGCAGCTGAACTTTGTGTTTTCAAGGCGGTGTCCTTGACATTGTCGAAGCGGTCGGGGAAGCAAGCGAAGGAATGCCAGTCTTTGAGAGGGTGCTTGGCGACTTGGATGCCTTGACCAAACTTGACGGTGGTGTGATCAAAGTGAAGTCTGATGGcgtgggggaaaggggttcAGGAGTGACGGTTACTTTGCGGAGGAGCAACCAGGGGTGGATTGTGGCTACTGTCAAGAGGATCAAGATCCAAAGGccgggaggttgaggaggaattTTTTCTAGGGACGGTTCTTGtgtgccgaggaggaagattaCCACCCAAAGAGGGCGAGAATTCCCAGTTGGCGAAGCGGTGGACTAGCTCGAAGACGTCGTGGTGTTTTCTcggatggtggggtgggcCCCacgatgatggagaggaggagggcgaagaCGGAGTAGATCAAGGCTAGGACGGCAATGCTTATagggttggcggtggtggggttgaaTTGGTAGGTGTAGGTGCCCGCGAATCCGATGTACCAGATGAGGGAAGCGACGCCAGTGCCGCTGTGGACACCGCCGAGGTGAAAAATGCGGCAGGCGAGGCGTTTGATTGTTGTCGGGGCTGAACGCGGGACAGAACCAAAGATGAGGTAGAGCAGGTTGAGGACGAGCGGTTGCCGGCAGAGGCCACA
This region includes:
- a CDS encoding uncharacterized protein (EggNog:ENOG503P0IQ; COG:S), with product MEDRTVVVYGEKDWKKDEIIETRIDLSYPVSPTDSDLSSIPSPLKEKADLEAQTTPKEEPLRKRLGFIRYTALNVYRRLFTLAFIGNIIPLIIYLVRGAEPLDLVNASAINLAVCGLCRQPLVLNLLYLIFGSVPRSAPTTIKRLACRIFHLGGVHSGTGVASLIWYIGFAGTYTYQFNPTTANPISIAVLALIYSVFALLLSIIVGPTPPSEKTPRRLRASPPLRQLGILALFGW